A stretch of Pseudomonas sp. 7SR1 DNA encodes these proteins:
- a CDS encoding PA3496 family putative envelope integrity protein — MSTGKEQLDVEDDFITAEAEDVEPVVVEVPKTNLSKRRTIDNLLEERRLQKQLADYDFDL; from the coding sequence ATGAGTACTGGTAAAGAACAACTGGATGTAGAAGACGATTTCATCACCGCTGAAGCCGAAGACGTCGAACCGGTGGTGGTGGAAGTGCCCAAGACCAACCTGAGCAAACGGCGCACCATCGATAACCTGCTGGAAGAGCGTCGCTTGCAGAAGCAATTGGCCGATTACGACTTTGACCTCTGA
- the rsxB gene encoding electron transport complex subunit RsxB, whose amino-acid sequence MNLIQRIDALLPQTQCGKCGHPGCKPYAEGIAAGEPINKCPPGGSETIAALADLMKVPVLELDTSRGSAPPQVAFIIENECIGCTKCIQACPVDAIVGAPKLMHTVIVELCTGCDLCVAPCPVDCIEMKPLPASTVPVVGDLAASAEERLARTAKRDHARRRFEQRNARLRRDEEQRQAERLARTQPAQSQPLDPVQAALERVRAQKAANADAALKKAKVDLAMSRAQLNKSLKAFGHPPTFEQQSQLIQLQRQFEAAQQALAQLESAAPRATPAPAPAPAQDAELKRAKIQLAMRRAELGKGRAAAVPDQELRALEQAVKDAEYQVDAHARS is encoded by the coding sequence ATGAACCTGATTCAACGTATCGACGCCCTGCTGCCACAGACCCAATGTGGCAAGTGCGGCCATCCGGGTTGCAAGCCCTACGCCGAAGGCATCGCCGCGGGCGAGCCGATCAACAAATGCCCGCCCGGCGGAAGCGAAACCATCGCGGCCCTGGCCGACCTGATGAAGGTGCCAGTACTGGAACTGGACACCAGCCGGGGCTCGGCGCCGCCCCAGGTCGCCTTCATCATCGAAAACGAGTGCATCGGCTGCACCAAATGCATCCAGGCCTGCCCGGTCGATGCGATTGTCGGTGCGCCCAAGCTGATGCATACGGTCATCGTCGAGCTGTGCACCGGCTGTGACCTTTGTGTCGCGCCCTGCCCCGTCGACTGCATCGAAATGAAACCCTTGCCGGCTTCGACAGTGCCCGTGGTCGGTGACCTGGCCGCCAGCGCAGAAGAACGACTGGCACGAACCGCCAAGCGCGATCACGCACGGCGGCGCTTCGAACAGCGCAATGCGCGTCTGCGGCGCGACGAAGAGCAGCGCCAGGCCGAGCGCCTGGCCCGCACCCAGCCAGCCCAGAGCCAGCCCCTTGATCCCGTACAGGCCGCCTTGGAGCGGGTGCGCGCGCAAAAGGCCGCCAATGCCGACGCAGCGCTGAAAAAGGCCAAGGTCGACCTGGCCATGAGCCGGGCGCAACTGAATAAGTCCTTGAAAGCGTTCGGCCATCCACCGACTTTCGAACAGCAGTCGCAACTGATCCAGCTGCAACGCCAGTTCGAAGCGGCGCAACAGGCCCTGGCGCAGTTGGAAAGCGCTGCACCACGCGCCACGCCAGCACCAGCACCAGCACCAGCGCAGGATGCCGAGCTGAAACGGGCGAAGATTCAATTGGCGATGCGTCGGGCCGAACTCGGCAAGGGCCGGGCCGCCGCCGTCCCGGACCAGGAGCTGCGGGCGCTGGAGCAAGCGGTGAAGGACGCCGAATACCAGGTGGACGCTCATGCCCGGTCCTGA
- a CDS encoding argininosuccinate synthase, which translates to MADVNKVVLAYSGGLDTSVILKWLQDTYNCEVVTFTADLGQGEEVEPARAKAQAMGVKEIYIDDLREEFVRDFVFPMFRANTVYEGEYLLGTSIARPLIAKRLIEIANETGADAISHGATGKGNDQVRFELGAYALKPGVKVIAPWREWDLLSREKLMDYAEKHGIPIERHGKKKSPYSMDANLLHISYEGGVLEDTWTEHEEDMWRWTVSPEKAPDTPQYLELTYRNGDIVALDGVEMSPATVLATLNRIGGAHGIGRLDIVENRYVGMKSRGCYETPGGTIMLRAHRAIESITLDREVAHLKDELMAKYASLIYTGYWWSPERLMLQQMIDASQVNVNGVVRLKLYKGNVIVTGRKSDDSLFDANIATFEEDGGAYNQADAAGFIKLNALRMRIAANKGRKLF; encoded by the coding sequence ATGGCGGACGTAAACAAGGTCGTTCTGGCGTATTCCGGCGGCCTGGACACTTCGGTGATCCTCAAGTGGCTGCAGGACACTTATAACTGCGAAGTGGTGACCTTCACCGCTGACCTGGGGCAGGGCGAAGAAGTCGAACCTGCACGCGCCAAGGCTCAGGCCATGGGCGTCAAAGAGATCTACATCGATGACCTGCGCGAAGAGTTTGTCCGCGACTTCGTGTTCCCGATGTTCCGCGCCAATACCGTCTACGAAGGCGAGTACCTGCTGGGTACCTCCATTGCTCGTCCGCTGATTGCCAAGCGCCTGATCGAAATCGCCAACGAAACCGGTGCCGACGCCATTTCCCACGGCGCCACCGGCAAAGGCAACGACCAGGTACGTTTCGAACTGGGTGCCTATGCCCTCAAGCCTGGCGTGAAAGTCATCGCCCCATGGCGCGAGTGGGACTTGCTGTCCCGTGAAAAACTGATGGACTACGCCGAGAAGCACGGGATTCCGATCGAGCGCCACGGCAAGAAGAAATCCCCGTATTCGATGGATGCCAACCTGCTGCACATCTCCTATGAGGGCGGCGTGCTGGAAGACACCTGGACCGAACACGAAGAAGACATGTGGCGCTGGACCGTTTCCCCGGAAAAGGCTCCCGATACCCCGCAGTATCTGGAACTGACCTATCGCAACGGTGACATCGTCGCGCTGGACGGCGTGGAAATGAGCCCGGCCACTGTGCTGGCGACCTTGAACCGTATCGGTGGCGCACACGGCATCGGTCGTCTCGATATCGTCGAGAACCGCTACGTGGGCATGAAGTCCCGTGGTTGCTACGAAACCCCGGGCGGCACCATCATGCTGCGTGCTCACCGGGCGATCGAATCGATTACCCTGGACCGCGAAGTGGCTCATCTTAAGGACGAGCTGATGGCCAAGTATGCCAGCCTGATCTACACCGGCTACTGGTGGAGCCCGGAGCGTCTGATGCTGCAGCAGATGATCGACGCTTCCCAGGTCAACGTGAACGGTGTCGTACGCTTGAAGCTGTACAAGGGCAATGTGATCGTCACCGGGCGCAAGTCTGACGACTCGCTGTTCGATGCCAATATCGCGACGTTCGAAGAAGACGGTGGTGCCTACAACCAGGCCGACGCGGCCGGCTTCATCAAGCTCAACGCCCTGCGCATGCGCATTGCGGCGAACAAGGGTCGCAAGCTGTTCTGA
- a CDS encoding RnfABCDGE type electron transport complex subunit G has protein sequence MSNPGGVATLILLTGLGVGAAYLTQIGTAEHIEARQQADANRTLLDVLPADLYDNQPLAQPIVTEPVPLAHSTLLGGYLATRSGQPSAILLRTQALGYEGTIELLIAIDPLGRLLGVKTLRQSETPGLGATIADWPNAWLRAFSGKSLQTSTDRDWMLKKEQGQFDQLAGATVTSRAVLQAVHDTLRYFDEHKVSLTTGGRP, from the coding sequence ATGAGCAATCCTGGCGGTGTTGCGACCCTGATACTGCTGACCGGCCTGGGCGTTGGGGCTGCCTATCTCACGCAGATCGGCACCGCCGAGCACATCGAGGCCCGGCAACAGGCCGACGCCAACAGAACCCTGCTCGATGTACTGCCGGCCGACCTGTACGACAACCAGCCATTGGCGCAGCCGATCGTGACGGAGCCCGTGCCTCTGGCCCACAGCACCCTGCTGGGCGGCTATCTCGCGACACGTTCCGGCCAGCCATCGGCCATCCTGCTACGGACTCAGGCCCTGGGTTATGAAGGCACCATCGAGTTGTTGATCGCCATCGACCCGCTGGGTCGGCTGCTGGGCGTGAAAACCCTGCGACAGTCCGAAACACCCGGCCTGGGCGCGACGATTGCCGATTGGCCCAATGCCTGGCTGCGGGCTTTCAGTGGCAAATCGCTCCAGACCAGCACCGACAGGGACTGGATGCTGAAAAAAGAACAAGGGCAGTTCGATCAATTGGCGGGCGCAACGGTGACGTCCCGGGCAGTCCTCCAGGCCGTGCACGACACCTTGCGCTACTTCGACGAGCACAAGGTTTCCTTGACCACAGGGGGGCGCCCATGA
- a CDS encoding RnfABCDGE type electron transport complex subunit D, with translation MPGPDASQGALRQAMRRVLLATLPGVLALMWVYGWGIAFNLLLSGLTALAVEALVLRLRHRPLRPELDDGSALVSATLLALALPAYCPWWLTVSAAACALLFGKHLWGGVGNNPFNPAMLGYALVLVAFPSHMSQWPAPHSVDLLEGLQQVFGLHPPADAWAGATALDSLRINTTLTIDELFASHPAFGRFGGKGIEWVNLAFLAGGLFLLQQRVFSWHAPVGMLASLFIVSLLCWNGSGSDSHGSPLFHLLTGATLLGAFFIVTEPVSGAKAPLARLLFGAGVGLLVYLIRTWGGYPDGVAFAVLLMNLGVPALDRFAEARQGRQAT, from the coding sequence ATGCCCGGTCCTGACGCCTCGCAGGGTGCACTGCGGCAGGCGATGAGACGCGTGCTGCTGGCGACCCTGCCCGGTGTGTTGGCCTTGATGTGGGTGTATGGCTGGGGTATCGCATTCAACCTGCTGCTGTCCGGGCTCACCGCTCTGGCGGTCGAGGCCCTGGTCCTGCGCTTGCGACATCGGCCCCTCAGACCCGAACTGGACGATGGCAGCGCGCTGGTCAGCGCCACGCTGCTGGCGTTGGCCCTGCCGGCGTATTGCCCCTGGTGGCTGACCGTTTCCGCAGCCGCCTGCGCCCTGTTGTTCGGCAAGCACCTGTGGGGGGGCGTCGGCAACAATCCTTTCAATCCGGCCATGCTTGGATACGCCCTGGTGCTGGTGGCGTTTCCTTCCCACATGAGCCAATGGCCGGCTCCCCACAGCGTTGATTTGCTCGAAGGCCTGCAACAGGTCTTCGGCCTTCATCCACCAGCCGATGCCTGGGCCGGTGCGACAGCGTTGGACAGCCTGCGTATCAACACCACCCTGACCATCGACGAACTGTTCGCCAGCCATCCGGCCTTCGGACGCTTCGGTGGCAAAGGTATCGAATGGGTCAACCTGGCCTTCCTGGCGGGCGGCCTGTTTCTGCTGCAACAACGTGTGTTCAGCTGGCATGCACCGGTAGGCATGCTGGCCAGCCTGTTCATCGTCAGCCTGTTGTGCTGGAACGGTTCGGGCTCGGATTCCCATGGCTCGCCGCTGTTCCACCTGCTCACCGGCGCAACTCTGCTGGGTGCGTTTTTTATCGTGACCGAACCCGTCTCGGGCGCCAAGGCTCCGCTTGCGCGCCTGCTGTTCGGCGCAGGCGTCGGGCTGCTGGTCTATCTGATCCGCACCTGGGGCGGTTACCCCGACGGCGTGGCGTTTGCGGTACTGCTGATGAATCTCGGCGTGCCGGCGCTGGACCGTTTCGCCGAGGCACGACAAGGGCGGCAGGCGACATGA
- a CDS encoding response regulator transcription factor: protein MNKVLIVDDHPVIRLAVRLLMERHGYEVVAETDNGVDALQLARELSPDIVILDIGIPKLDGLEVIARLTSNPSPLKVLVLTSQSPGHFSMRCMQTGAAGYVCKQQDLTELLSAIKAVLSGYSYFPNQALHTVRSSLGNASESDMVDRLSGREMMVLQQLARGKTNKEIADGMFLSNKTVSTYKTRLLLKLNARSLVDLIELAQRNGLV, encoded by the coding sequence ATGAATAAAGTGCTGATCGTGGATGATCATCCCGTCATTCGTCTTGCTGTACGTTTGCTGATGGAGCGTCATGGATATGAAGTTGTTGCCGAAACGGATAATGGCGTCGATGCGTTACAACTTGCCCGGGAACTGTCACCGGATATCGTTATCCTGGATATCGGTATTCCGAAACTGGATGGGTTGGAGGTTATCGCGCGACTGACCTCCAACCCATCGCCATTGAAAGTGCTGGTATTGACCTCCCAATCGCCGGGGCATTTTTCCATGCGTTGCATGCAGACGGGCGCCGCCGGTTACGTGTGCAAGCAACAGGACCTTACCGAATTATTGAGTGCGATAAAGGCGGTATTGTCCGGCTACAGTTATTTTCCCAACCAGGCATTGCATACGGTTCGCTCGAGTCTTGGCAATGCCAGCGAGTCGGACATGGTGGACCGCCTGTCAGGACGGGAAATGATGGTGCTGCAGCAACTGGCGCGTGGAAAAACCAATAAGGAAATTGCAGATGGAATGTTCTTGAGCAACAAGACCGTCAGTACCTACAAGACCCGGTTGTTGCTCAAGCTCAATGCCCGTTCGCTGGTCGATCTGATCGAGCTGGCGCAACGTAACGGGTTGGTGTGA
- a CDS encoding Rnf-Nqr domain containing protein, whose protein sequence is MTHSSLLSRGLLLVPLIGASHSLNNALGLWLAWTLISIGHGLAMGLLRPRLTIHQRHLASLILAAALAACASLVAQAWAPESYRPSSLYMGWIALSCVVLEHDRVFVESRWPGHAQLAGLFGLSMVGLGALRELIGHGTPLAQLTPGGFLLLGLLLAARQAWKPAKTPSPPKEMPRP, encoded by the coding sequence ATGACCCACTCATCGTTATTGTCCCGTGGCCTGCTGCTCGTCCCACTGATCGGTGCGAGCCATTCATTGAACAACGCCTTGGGCCTATGGCTGGCATGGACGCTGATCAGCATTGGCCACGGCTTGGCCATGGGGCTTTTGCGGCCTCGCCTGACGATCCATCAACGACACCTGGCCTCCCTGATACTGGCTGCGGCCCTGGCCGCTTGTGCCAGCCTGGTCGCACAGGCCTGGGCGCCAGAATCATATCGACCGTCAAGCCTGTACATGGGCTGGATCGCCCTGAGCTGCGTGGTACTGGAACATGATCGCGTCTTCGTCGAATCACGCTGGCCTGGTCACGCCCAGCTGGCAGGACTGTTCGGCCTGTCGATGGTCGGCCTGGGAGCCCTGCGCGAACTGATCGGCCACGGCACGCCTCTGGCCCAACTGACCCCGGGCGGGTTCCTTTTGCTCGGCTTGCTGCTAGCGGCCCGCCAGGCCTGGAAACCTGCGAAAACCCCATCACCTCCCAAGGAAATGCCGCGCCCATGA
- the nth gene encoding endonuclease III, with the protein MNAAKRLEIFRRFHEDNPEPKTELAYSSPFELLIAVILSAQSTDVGVNKATARLFPVANTPEAIYALGVEGLSEYIKTIGLYNSKAKNVIETCRLLIERHGSVVPQTREALEALPGVGRKTANVVLNTAFRQLTMAVDTHIFRVSNRTGLAPGKNVVEVEKKLMKFVPKEYLLDSHHWLILHGRYVCLARKPRCGSCRIEDLCEYKHKTSDD; encoded by the coding sequence ATGAACGCCGCAAAACGCCTGGAAATATTCCGTCGCTTTCATGAAGACAACCCGGAACCCAAGACTGAACTGGCCTATTCCTCGCCGTTCGAACTGTTGATCGCGGTAATCCTGTCGGCCCAATCCACCGATGTCGGCGTGAACAAGGCCACTGCCCGGCTGTTCCCGGTGGCCAATACTCCGGAAGCGATCTATGCCCTTGGCGTCGAGGGGTTGTCCGAATACATCAAGACCATCGGGCTGTACAACAGCAAGGCAAAGAACGTGATCGAAACCTGCCGCCTGCTGATCGAGCGTCACGGCAGTGTCGTGCCCCAGACCCGAGAAGCGCTGGAAGCCCTGCCAGGCGTCGGCCGCAAGACTGCCAACGTGGTGCTCAATACGGCGTTTCGCCAGTTGACCATGGCAGTCGATACCCACATTTTCCGGGTCAGTAACCGGACCGGATTGGCCCCCGGTAAAAACGTGGTGGAGGTCGAGAAGAAACTGATGAAGTTCGTGCCCAAGGAGTACCTTCTCGACTCCCATCACTGGCTGATTCTCCATGGACGCTACGTCTGCCTGGCCCGAAAGCCGCGCTGTGGCAGCTGCAGGATCGAGGACCTGTGCGAGTACAAGCACAAGACCTCTGACGATTGA